In the genome of Molothrus aeneus isolate 106 chromosome 5, BPBGC_Maene_1.0, whole genome shotgun sequence, one region contains:
- the PTHLH gene encoding parathyroid hormone-related protein, producing MFAKLFQQWSFAVFLLSYSVPSYGRSVEGISRRLKRAVSEHQLLHDKGKSIQDLRRRIFLQNLIEGVNTAEIRATSEVSPNPKPATNTKNYPVRFGSEDEGRYLTQETNKSQTYKEQPLKASGKKKKAKPGKRKEQEKKKRRTRSAWLNSGSYGDVVTESPLLDISVTTHNQTLRRR from the exons ATGTTCGCTAAACTCTTCCAGCAGTGGAGTTTCGCAGTGTTCCTGCTGAGTTATTCCGTGCCCTCCTACGGGAGATCAGTAGAGGGGATCAGCCGCAGACT cAAACGGGCTGTATCAGAGCACCAGCTATTGCATGACAAGGGCAAGTCAATCCAAGACTTAAGAAGAAGAATATTCCTTCAAAATTTAATCGAAGGGGTCAACACCGCAGAGATCCGTGCAACGTCGGAGGTGTCGCCGAACCCTAAACCTGCCACCAACACCAAGAACTACCCTGTCCGGTTTGGCAGTGAGGATGAGGGCAGATACCTCACTCAGGAGACAAACAAATCACAGACCTACAAGGAGCAGCCCCTGAAGGcatcagggaagaaaaagaaagcaaagcctGGAAAACGTAAggagcaagagaagaaaaagaggcgAACCCGCTCAGCTTGGCTAAATTCTGGCTCGTACGGAGACGTCGTGACCGAGAGCCCACTCTTGGACATCTCTGTTACTACACACAATCAAACTTTAAG gaGGCGCTGA